The DNA window TATCTTCAGGGGTTCCCAAAAGTCATTTTCTTTGACcaccaaatttcaagtctttaTCTCAAAATGTTTAATGGTTACAAGGGTCATATCTGCTGCTGGTGGTTGCAAAATATAACAAAAAAAGATGATTATTTCTAATTTCCAAAATTGGTACGTTtacaaatttaaattatttaatgattgaagtatttaagttttttgagttCATTTAGATCACCGTGTATAAGACAAGACATTCATTATCATTAACTATCGCAACATGAAAGAAGCAAAGGATtactcaaattaaaaaatttcaagaagtttaatttatcaaaataaaacaattattttttacaatcaagAAATGATGAAcaagttccaatttttaaccTTCAACAAGTCAACACAAATTCTCCTTAGAACGAGGAGGTATTCACAGATAATAGGAAGTGGTATGATGCCAAACTCAGGAAATGCCAGAAAAAGTATCATATCTTCCTCTGTTTGTAATGACTTGTTTTGATCTTCTCTGATACTATTGCCCTgtactttttcttacttttctgcTGAAATTCAGCATCAGCTAATAATTCTTCCACCAttgttttcctcctttctttcttcgGAACTCTGCTACTGTAGTAATCAACAGGAGAATCGACTACATGACCTACTTGGAAATATTTAGGCAACACTTCTCGATCATTTTTCTTGTAGAAATGTTTTGTATCTAAAGCTCCTCTCATTCTCAATATCTCTAAATcctttttcacattttctgTAAGTTTTTGACGCGGCATATGAAACCACATTTCACCTTTAGTTTTGGTCCTttcaattttcctctctttggCTAGTCTTTTGTGGCTTTTGAATGGTTGTTTTGGGGCAGCATTCTTTAGAACTTCATCGACTTTGGCAGACGATGCTGTTAGTCTTGCGGCACTGTGTTTCAAGCTAACAACGGTATTGTTCAAGTTGATATCTTCATCTCGTAGTTTTGGCATTGTTTGACTGTTCTACCTCTTTTGACCAGACTGCcctctgaaattaaaatcaagAATACATTATTAATAAGTAAAATGCTATTGTGTAAAGTTGCTCatgttttttcctccatttaaaataaactgaaatgaCATTTCTTGTTATCGATTTCTGGACAGCCAGGAGTGTGAAGGGATGTACGCCTACTGAGATTTCTACTAACCCACTAACAGAACAAACCAATGTAGATGCCTGCGATTGTGCTGATTATTAGGCAtagtcctgatttttttttcaggttcagTGCTGACTTTTGGAAATTTGACCTGGGAATCCTACCTATTTTAATGCATCTTGTAAAATGGTACATCTATGATAGGTCTCATTTAAATAGCTTACAACTTGAAATTTGCCCTAAATTTAGCTTGATCAATGCAATTTGCTGAATGTGAGTTTAAAAGCAACTGGTAATTGgctaaaattactttaaaatcaaGTAAACGTCTTCCTCACATTTACTGTGATCTGCAGAAAAAAGATCAGGTATGTTTTGCACCGGTGATTTTCAGTATCCTAACTCCTAAGTAACGGCATTGACTCATTTATGCCACCCTACAACTCCTTCATCACATGTTAAGACAAACTAGATAAGTATCTGGTGTCGTACCATGTCTTCTTGTACATCATCACTCAATAGTATCATATGAATCTATACAATGATCTGTTGAGTGATACTGATTCAGAGctaaacaaaaatgaataaaatgctGTAGCCCGAAACATGTCAAGGATCAAAAATCACTCAAAATATAGGTACTTGATCACGCCTAAAAAATAGATGACTCACGAAGCTGGTAGGTTTCAGGGTCCTAGCAACCCCAgttccaccccctcccccattctTCCAGGAGGGATGACATTTTGCCCTTCATGCGCAGCTCTACTCACAATCACTATCTTACTTGACCCAACTGCATTCAGCTTgattatattataatctctcttTAAAACGCAAGTACATAGCAATATCTTTCTGAAATAAGTTCAAGAGGGAACACTTCCAGAGTAAACTATTTGCTTCGAGTTTGGTTTCAGTCATTCCGAACCTGTTCCTCAATGGGGTTGTTAGAACTCTGAAACGTCCCAGTCTCGTAACTTGGCTATTTAGTAAGTAGCCTTAGCTATCCATATAAGGTAGGATTTTCACCTTAGAATTGCATGACTTTGACCTCTCTTCACAGAGAGGTGCAGTTAAATTGGTTGGAATATCTAGAATTGGTCATACTTGGTCCGAATTTCACTGGCCAGTTGACGTACTGCTGAAGGTAACAGCCTGGAAGTTGATTtcgcaattgaattgctgatcAATGAACTACACAGTTCAGAAATTAATGGTTCAATCCTGCAGAAAAATAAAGGCTCAACATGCGCAAGGCTAGAGTTGAGAGTATAACTTTCTATCAGTCaaatttagaggttaggtttcaCAACTTTCGGGCTATTATGGCCGACAAAATTTGGGCCCTGAGACAAAATACGCACACATCCAACGTTGATAGAATACTTACATCCAGGAAATATTGAAATTCTGAAGATTCAATTAAACAAATTGACTAAACTGGGCAACAAGAGGATAAGACGACACTGAACTACACATTGTTTTGTTTCTGTTTGTTTACAAAAATTCATAGAATTGAATAGACAGGTCGTGCTTTgtgatgtttactttttgcaggcaaagaccccctcgaatgagcaggcaagatggctgcgtggcgcattgacgtataatacaatctagaccgcgcattgggcccgactttaggcggggaaggtaagacagctaggggggtaaagacgcgccttcagcctagttgataccgccggatatacgagctaagtgtacccgtatcaggcaacggcactggcaagactggcatttccacgaattccaccattgtctcgccggtacacttgctgtgtgttgctgggttgcctatcgtctcgctTGAATTTcgtaatgcgcggtctagattgtattatacgtcaatggcgtggcgcgacgggaactcagagcagttcgagcactctctaaccaatacctaggtactctaacccatcctatcgtctgcCGCCTCCCCACCTTATCCATCCAAGCAATCATCATGTTTCCAATTAATGTAAAATGATCGgtgagttcggaaacactccaacacgggtttttttagattttcacttttttacggtttagtaacacttatggataagtagaagcatctgcacgcaaaaggatatttcgaaattgcaatcggaagtgctcgaaacagcgacgggaaaagggaagaatcgaagtaggtaggtatttcattggaaataccaagtTTTGGCCGaccaagggaaacgggtgaccatccgattatgcatgcggttttcttttttcggttcagtataccttgtgccaacaagttataccgggtgtccgtaaagtaactgaaaagtgtgtataatttttgaacaaaaaaagatagaaggcaTTGGATAGAAggggtttgtggcattcttcatcattgaaagggggaaatttttcgatggggggatttttcttggtggacccccctggggggccccagggggggcaacttttaaaagtcaaatagca is part of the Bemisia tabaci chromosome 1, PGI_BMITA_v3 genome and encodes:
- the LOC109040382 gene encoding deoxynucleotidyltransferase terminal-interacting protein 2 produces the protein MPKLRDEDINLNNTVVSLKHSAARLTASSAKVDEVLKNAAPKQPFKSHKRLAKERKIERTKTKGEMWFHMPRQKLTENVKKDLEILRMRGALDTKHFYKKNDREVLPKYFQVGHVVDSPVDYYSSRVPKKERRKTMVEELLADAEFQQKSKKKYRAIVSEKIKTSHYKQRKI